The following proteins come from a genomic window of Kitasatospora sp. NBC_01246:
- a CDS encoding MBL fold metallo-hydrolase: protein MTYHGAVKVGGPPDVRELAHLIITKAAVGPYDNNAYLLRCRATDEQLLIDAAADAPVLLETVGDELTTVVTTHRHHDHWGALAEVVAATGARTAAGRYDAEGIDVPTELLLEDGEPLRFGQIELTVRHLVGHTPGAIVLVYDDPQGHPHVFTGDCLFPGGVGNTWDDRAAFESLYRDVNEKIFDVLPDETWVYPGHGKDTTLGAERPHLQEWRERGW from the coding sequence ATGACGTACCACGGAGCGGTCAAGGTCGGCGGGCCGCCGGACGTGCGCGAGCTGGCCCACCTGATCATCACCAAGGCGGCCGTCGGCCCGTACGACAACAACGCCTACCTGCTGCGCTGCCGGGCCACCGACGAGCAGCTGCTGATCGACGCCGCCGCCGACGCGCCGGTGCTGTTGGAGACGGTCGGTGACGAGCTGACCACCGTGGTCACCACGCACCGCCACCACGACCACTGGGGCGCGCTCGCCGAGGTGGTCGCGGCGACCGGCGCCCGCACCGCCGCCGGGCGGTACGACGCCGAGGGCATCGACGTCCCGACCGAGCTGCTGCTGGAGGACGGCGAGCCGCTGCGGTTCGGGCAGATCGAGCTGACCGTCCGGCACCTGGTCGGGCACACCCCCGGCGCCATCGTGCTGGTCTACGACGACCCCCAGGGCCACCCGCACGTCTTCACCGGCGACTGCCTCTTCCCCGGCGGCGTCGGGAACACCTGGGACGACAGGGCCGCCTTCGAGAGCCTCTACCGGGACGTCAACGAGAAGATCTTCGACGTGCTGCCGGACGAGACCTGGGTGTACCCCGGCCACGGCAAGGACACCACCCTCGGCGCCGAGCGCCCGCACCTCCAGGAGTGGCGCGAGCGCGGCTGGTAG
- a CDS encoding maleylpyruvate isomerase family mycothiol-dependent enzyme yields MTDPQTAADLADERLRLVATSTGHLLHTVAGLKPEALAEPSALPGWTRGHVLAHLARNADSLVNLLDGARTATDIPQYPSDEARDQGIEDGADRPLDVQLDDLRDSDERFAAAAAALAPGAWTASVRHRTGYVFPAADIPWKRLMEVEYHHVDLAAGYSPAHWPELFAVAEFRRLSDRLAGAEGLPAVELVADDTEDRAVIGTTGEGPGLTAEGPVRALAAWLSGRSDGDGLQVHRGGDQLADGRAALPALPPLG; encoded by the coding sequence ATGACCGACCCCCAGACCGCCGCCGACCTCGCCGACGAGCGGCTCCGGCTGGTCGCCACCAGCACCGGGCACCTGCTGCACACCGTGGCCGGACTGAAGCCCGAGGCCCTCGCGGAGCCCTCCGCCCTGCCGGGCTGGACCAGGGGCCACGTCCTGGCCCACCTGGCCCGCAACGCGGACTCGCTGGTCAATCTGCTCGACGGCGCCCGGACCGCCACCGACATCCCGCAGTACCCCAGCGACGAGGCCCGTGACCAGGGCATCGAGGACGGCGCCGACCGCCCGCTCGACGTCCAGCTCGACGACCTGCGCGACTCCGACGAGCGGTTCGCCGCGGCCGCCGCGGCGCTGGCGCCCGGGGCCTGGACGGCCTCGGTGCGCCACCGCACCGGCTACGTCTTCCCGGCCGCCGACATCCCGTGGAAGCGGCTGATGGAGGTCGAGTACCACCACGTCGACCTGGCCGCCGGCTACTCCCCCGCGCACTGGCCGGAGCTCTTCGCGGTGGCCGAGTTCCGGCGCCTGTCCGACCGGCTGGCGGGCGCCGAGGGCCTGCCCGCGGTCGAGCTGGTCGCCGACGACACCGAGGACCGGGCCGTGATCGGCACCACCGGCGAGGGGCCCGGACTGACCGCCGAGGGCCCGGTGCGGGCGCTCGCCGCCTGGCTCTCCGGCCGCTCCGACGGCGACGGCCTGCAGGTCCACCGCGGCGGCGACCAGCTCGCCGACGGCCGCGCCGCGCTGCCCGCGCTCCCGCCGCTGGGCTGA
- the uvrA gene encoding excinuclease ABC subunit UvrA: MADRLIVRGAREHNLKNVSLDLPRDSLIVFTGLSGSGKSSLAFDTIFAEGQRRYVESLSSYARQFLGQMDKPDVDFIEGLSPAVSIDQKSTNRNPRSTVGTITEVYDYLRLLFARIGKPHCPHCGRPIAKQSPQAIVDKVLELTEGTRFQVLSPVVRERKGEFVDLFADLQSKGYARARVDGETVQLAEPPKLKKQEKHTIEVVIDRLTVKSSAKRRLTDSVETALRLGGGMVVLDFVDLPEGDPERERMYSEHLYCPYDDVSFEELEPRSFSFNSPFGACPDCSGLGNRMEVDPELVVPDEEKSLDEGAIHPWSGGHTKEYFQRLIDALAGELGFRTDLPWAGLPARARKALLYGHKHQVEVRYRNRYGRDRSYTTGFEGAVPFIQRRHTEAESDSSRERFEGYMREVPCPTCRGTRLKPVVLAVTVEGRSIADVSAMSISDCSDFLGAMKLNARDKQIAERVLKEVNERLRFLVDVGLDYLSLNRAAGTLSGGEAQRIRLATQIGSGLVGVLYVLDEPSIGLHQRDNHRLIETLVRLRDIGNTLIVVEHDEDTIKMADWVVDIGPGAGEHGGKVVHSGSLKQLLANKESLTGQYLSGKRSIPIPATRRERDKKRQLTVHGAREHNLKDVTVGFPLGTFTAITGVSGSGKSTLVNDILYTHLARELNGARSVPGRHTRITGTDQVDKVVHVDQSPIGRTPRSNPATYTGVFDHVRRLFAETQEAKVRGYLPGRFSFNVKGGRCENCSGDGTIKIEMNFLPDVYVPCEVCHGARYNRETLEVHFKGKSIAEVLDMPIEEAMDFFEAVPAIARHLRTLNDVGLGYVRLGQSAPTLSGGEAQRVKLASELQKRSTGRTVYVLDEPTTGLHFEDISKLIKVLSGLVEKGNTVIVIEHNLDVIKTADWIVDMGPEGGSGGGMVVAEGTPEQIAAVSESHTGKFLRDILPGEFTDAPAPVKAPRKRAVAKKK; encoded by the coding sequence GTGGCCGACCGCCTCATCGTCCGCGGTGCTCGCGAGCACAACCTCAAGAACGTCTCGCTCGACCTGCCCCGCGACTCCCTCATCGTCTTCACGGGCCTCTCCGGCTCCGGCAAGTCCTCGCTCGCCTTCGACACGATCTTCGCCGAGGGCCAGCGCCGATACGTCGAGTCGTTGTCCTCCTACGCCCGTCAGTTCCTCGGGCAGATGGACAAGCCCGACGTCGACTTCATCGAAGGCCTCTCCCCGGCCGTCTCGATCGACCAGAAGTCCACCAACCGGAACCCGCGCTCGACCGTCGGCACCATCACCGAGGTCTACGACTACCTGCGCCTGCTGTTCGCGCGGATCGGCAAGCCGCACTGCCCGCACTGCGGCCGCCCGATCGCCAAGCAGTCCCCGCAGGCGATCGTGGACAAGGTGCTGGAGCTCACCGAGGGCACCCGGTTCCAGGTGCTCAGCCCGGTGGTGCGCGAGCGCAAGGGCGAGTTCGTCGACCTCTTCGCCGACCTCCAGTCCAAGGGCTACGCCCGGGCCCGGGTGGACGGCGAGACGGTCCAGCTCGCCGAGCCGCCCAAGCTCAAGAAGCAGGAAAAGCACACCATCGAGGTGGTCATCGACCGCCTCACCGTGAAGAGCAGCGCCAAGCGCCGGCTGACCGACTCGGTGGAGACGGCCCTGCGGCTCGGCGGCGGCATGGTCGTGCTCGACTTCGTCGACCTCCCGGAGGGCGATCCGGAGCGCGAGCGGATGTACTCCGAGCACCTCTACTGCCCGTACGACGACGTGTCGTTCGAGGAGCTGGAGCCGCGCTCGTTCTCCTTCAACTCGCCGTTCGGCGCCTGCCCGGACTGCTCCGGCCTGGGCAACCGGATGGAGGTCGACCCGGAGCTGGTCGTCCCCGACGAGGAGAAGTCGCTGGACGAGGGGGCCATCCACCCCTGGTCCGGCGGCCACACCAAGGAGTACTTCCAGCGCCTGATCGACGCCCTCGCCGGCGAGCTGGGCTTCCGGACGGACCTCCCCTGGGCCGGGCTGCCGGCCCGCGCCAGGAAGGCGCTGCTGTACGGGCACAAGCACCAGGTCGAGGTGCGCTACCGCAACCGCTACGGCCGGGACCGCTCCTACACCACGGGCTTCGAGGGCGCGGTGCCGTTCATCCAGCGCCGGCACACCGAGGCGGAGAGCGACAGCAGCCGCGAGCGCTTCGAGGGCTACATGCGCGAGGTGCCCTGCCCGACCTGCCGGGGCACCCGGCTCAAGCCGGTCGTGCTGGCCGTCACCGTCGAGGGCCGGTCCATCGCGGACGTCTCGGCGATGTCGATCAGCGACTGCTCGGACTTCCTCGGCGCGATGAAGCTCAACGCGCGGGACAAGCAGATCGCCGAGCGCGTCCTGAAGGAGGTCAACGAGCGGCTGCGGTTCCTGGTCGACGTCGGCCTGGACTACCTCTCGCTGAACCGCGCGGCCGGCACCCTGTCCGGCGGCGAGGCCCAGCGGATCCGGCTCGCCACCCAGATCGGCTCCGGCCTGGTCGGCGTGCTCTACGTGCTGGACGAGCCCTCGATCGGCCTGCACCAGCGGGACAACCACCGGCTGATCGAGACCCTGGTCCGGCTGCGGGACATCGGCAACACCCTGATCGTCGTCGAGCACGACGAGGACACCATCAAGATGGCCGACTGGGTGGTCGACATCGGCCCGGGCGCCGGTGAGCACGGCGGCAAGGTGGTGCACTCCGGCTCGCTCAAGCAGCTGCTCGCCAACAAGGAGTCGCTGACCGGCCAGTACCTCTCCGGCAAGCGGTCCATCCCGATCCCGGCCACCCGCCGCGAGCGGGACAAGAAGCGCCAGCTGACCGTCCACGGCGCCCGCGAGCACAACCTCAAGGACGTCACGGTCGGCTTCCCGCTCGGGACGTTCACCGCGATCACCGGGGTCTCCGGCTCCGGCAAGTCGACGCTGGTCAACGACATCCTCTACACCCACCTCGCCCGGGAGCTGAACGGCGCCCGCAGCGTGCCGGGCCGGCACACCCGGATCACCGGCACCGACCAGGTGGACAAGGTCGTGCACGTCGACCAGTCGCCGATCGGCCGCACCCCGCGCTCCAACCCGGCCACCTACACCGGCGTGTTCGACCACGTCCGGCGGCTCTTCGCCGAGACGCAGGAGGCCAAGGTCCGCGGCTACCTGCCCGGCCGGTTCTCGTTCAACGTCAAGGGCGGCCGCTGCGAGAACTGCTCCGGCGACGGCACCATCAAGATCGAGATGAACTTCCTGCCGGACGTCTACGTGCCGTGCGAGGTCTGCCACGGCGCCCGGTACAACCGGGAGACGCTGGAGGTCCACTTCAAGGGCAAGTCCATCGCCGAGGTCCTGGACATGCCGATCGAGGAGGCGATGGACTTCTTCGAGGCCGTCCCGGCGATCGCCCGGCACCTGCGGACGCTCAACGACGTCGGCCTCGGCTACGTCCGGCTCGGCCAGTCCGCGCCGACCCTCTCCGGTGGTGAGGCGCAGCGCGTCAAGCTCGCCTCCGAGCTGCAGAAGCGCTCCACCGGGCGGACGGTCTACGTGCTGGACGAGCCCACCACCGGTCTGCACTTCGAGGACATCAGCAAGCTGATCAAGGTGCTCTCGGGTCTGGTGGAGAAGGGCAACACGGTGATCGTCATCGAGCACAACCTCGATGTGATCAAGACCGCCGACTGGATCGTCGACATGGGCCCCGAGGGCGGCTCCGGCGGCGGCATGGTGGTGGCCGAGGGCACCCCGGAGCAGATCGCGGCGGTCTCCGAGAGCCACACCGGCAAATTCCTCCGGGACATCCTCCCGGGCGAGTTCACCGACGCCCCGGCGCCGGTGAAGGCCCCGCGCAAGCGGGCGGTCGCCAAGAAGAAGTAG
- a CDS encoding TerC family protein: MDVSVSLWIGTIGVLLALIVADFFIGGRKPHEVSVKEAGVWTTVWIVLAAVFGGFLWWHSGSKPAGEFFAGYITEKSLSVDNLFVFILIMGKFAVPKIYQQRVLMFGVIIALVLRAVFIAGGAALVAQFSWVFFIFGGFLVWTAWKLIKEARADEEDEEFEENRLLKSIEQRFPSTDKYHGTKLFIRENGRRLMTPMLIVMLAIGTTDVLFALDSIPAIFGLTQDPYIVFTANAFALMGLRQLYFLIGGLLKKLVHLSYGLSVILGFIGVKLVLHALHEQGVHVPEIGIPFSLGFIVVVLAVTTVTSLIAAKKQERADEAPEKIDA; the protein is encoded by the coding sequence GTGGACGTTTCCGTAAGTTTGTGGATCGGCACGATCGGTGTGCTGTTGGCCCTGATCGTGGCCGACTTCTTCATCGGCGGCCGCAAGCCGCACGAGGTGTCGGTCAAGGAAGCCGGTGTCTGGACCACGGTCTGGATCGTGCTGGCCGCCGTCTTCGGCGGGTTCCTCTGGTGGCACTCCGGCTCCAAGCCGGCCGGTGAGTTCTTCGCCGGGTACATCACCGAGAAGTCGCTCAGCGTCGACAACCTGTTCGTGTTCATCCTGATCATGGGCAAGTTCGCGGTGCCGAAGATCTACCAGCAGCGCGTGCTGATGTTCGGTGTGATCATCGCCCTGGTGCTGCGGGCGGTCTTCATCGCCGGCGGCGCGGCCCTGGTGGCGCAGTTCTCCTGGGTGTTCTTCATCTTCGGCGGCTTCCTGGTCTGGACGGCCTGGAAGCTGATCAAGGAGGCCCGGGCAGACGAGGAGGACGAGGAGTTCGAGGAGAACCGGCTGCTCAAGTCGATCGAGCAGCGCTTCCCGTCGACCGACAAGTACCACGGCACCAAGCTCTTCATCCGGGAGAACGGCCGTCGGCTGATGACGCCGATGCTGATCGTGATGCTCGCGATCGGCACCACGGACGTCCTGTTCGCGCTGGACTCGATCCCGGCGATCTTCGGCCTGACCCAGGACCCGTACATCGTCTTCACCGCGAACGCCTTCGCCCTGATGGGGCTGCGCCAGCTGTACTTCCTGATCGGCGGGCTGCTGAAGAAGCTGGTCCACCTCTCGTACGGCCTGTCGGTGATCCTCGGCTTCATCGGCGTGAAGCTGGTGCTGCACGCGCTGCACGAGCAGGGTGTGCACGTCCCCGAGATCGGCATCCCGTTCTCGCTGGGCTTCATCGTGGTGGTGCTGGCCGTCACCACGGTGACCAGCCTGATCGCCGCGAAGAAGCAGGAGCGGGCCGACGAGGCCCCGGAGAAGATCGACGCCTGA
- the uvrB gene encoding excinuclease ABC subunit UvrB has protein sequence MRPITSIERSETPFEVVSPFQPNGDQPAAIAELERRIRAGEKDVVLLGATGTGKSATTAWMIEKLQRPTLVMAPNKTLAAQLANEFRELLPNNAVEYFVSYYDYYQPEAYVPQTDTYIEKDSSINEEVERLRHSATNSLLTRRDVVVVASVSCIYGLGTPQEYVDRMVRLKVGEEIDRDVLLRRFVDIQYTRNDLAFTRGTFRVRGDTIEIFPVYEELALRIEMFGDEIESLYTLHPLTGEIISQDDSVHVFPASHYVAGPERMERAVNDIEKELAETLARMEKQGKLLEAQRLRMRTTYDIEMLRQIGTCSGVENYSMHFDGRAPGSPPNTLLDYFPEDFLLVIDESHVTVPQIGAMYEGDASRKRTLVEHGFRLPSAMDNRPLKWEEFLERTDQTVYLSATPGAYELSRGDGQVEQIIRPTGLIDPEVIVKPTEGQIDDLVHEVRTRVERDERVLVTTLTKKMAEDLTDYMLGLDIRVRYLHSDVDTLRRVELLRELRAGRYDVLVGINLLREGLDLPEVSLVAILDADKEGFLRSGTSLIQTIGRAARNVSGQVHMYADRITPSMAKAIDETNRRRAVQQAYNKKHGIDPQPLRKKIGDILDTLAREEVDTDELLSSGYRAGGKGKAPVPALGADRKPAKSLPAAELAELIQSMTERMHAAATDLQFEVAARLRDEVKELKKELRQMREAGIA, from the coding sequence GTGCGACCCATCACGAGTATTGAGCGCTCAGAGACGCCCTTCGAGGTCGTCAGCCCCTTCCAGCCCAATGGCGACCAGCCAGCGGCGATCGCCGAGCTGGAGCGCCGGATCCGCGCGGGGGAGAAGGACGTCGTCCTGCTCGGCGCCACCGGCACCGGCAAGTCGGCCACCACGGCCTGGATGATCGAGAAGCTGCAGCGCCCCACCCTGGTGATGGCGCCGAACAAGACCCTGGCCGCCCAGCTGGCCAACGAGTTCCGGGAACTCCTGCCGAACAACGCGGTCGAGTACTTCGTCTCGTACTACGACTACTACCAGCCCGAGGCGTACGTCCCGCAGACGGACACCTACATCGAGAAGGACTCCTCGATCAACGAGGAGGTCGAGCGGCTGCGCCACTCCGCGACCAACTCGCTGCTCACCCGCCGGGACGTGGTCGTCGTCGCGTCCGTCTCCTGCATCTACGGCCTCGGCACCCCGCAGGAGTACGTCGACCGGATGGTCCGGCTCAAGGTGGGCGAGGAGATCGACCGCGACGTGCTGCTGCGCCGCTTCGTCGACATCCAGTACACCCGCAACGACCTCGCCTTCACCCGCGGCACCTTCCGGGTCCGCGGCGACACCATCGAGATCTTCCCGGTCTACGAGGAGCTCGCCCTGCGGATCGAGATGTTCGGCGACGAGATCGAGTCGCTGTACACCCTGCACCCGCTGACCGGCGAGATCATCAGCCAGGACGACTCCGTCCACGTCTTCCCCGCCTCGCACTACGTGGCCGGCCCGGAGCGGATGGAGCGGGCGGTCAACGACATCGAGAAGGAGCTGGCCGAGACGCTGGCCCGGATGGAGAAGCAGGGCAAGCTGCTGGAGGCCCAGCGGCTGCGGATGCGCACCACCTACGACATCGAGATGCTCCGCCAGATCGGCACCTGCTCGGGCGTCGAGAACTACTCGATGCACTTCGACGGCCGCGCGCCCGGCTCCCCGCCGAACACCCTGCTCGACTACTTCCCGGAGGACTTCCTCCTGGTCATCGACGAGTCGCACGTCACCGTCCCGCAGATCGGCGCGATGTACGAGGGCGACGCCTCCCGCAAGCGCACCCTGGTCGAGCACGGCTTCCGGCTGCCCTCCGCGATGGACAACCGCCCGCTCAAGTGGGAGGAGTTCCTGGAGCGGACCGACCAGACCGTCTACCTCTCGGCCACCCCCGGCGCGTACGAGCTGTCCCGCGGCGACGGCCAGGTCGAGCAGATCATCCGCCCGACCGGCCTGATCGACCCCGAGGTGATCGTCAAGCCGACCGAGGGCCAGATCGACGACCTGGTGCACGAGGTGCGGACGCGGGTGGAGCGGGACGAGCGCGTCCTGGTCACCACCCTCACCAAGAAGATGGCCGAGGACCTCACCGACTACATGCTCGGTCTGGACATCCGGGTCCGGTACCTGCACAGCGACGTCGACACGCTGCGCCGGGTCGAGCTGCTGCGCGAGCTGCGGGCCGGCCGGTACGACGTGCTGGTCGGCATCAACCTGCTCCGTGAGGGCCTCGACCTGCCCGAGGTCTCCCTGGTGGCGATCCTGGACGCGGACAAGGAGGGTTTCCTGCGCTCCGGCACCTCGCTGATCCAGACCATCGGCCGCGCGGCCCGCAACGTCTCCGGCCAGGTTCACATGTACGCGGACCGGATCACCCCCTCGATGGCGAAGGCGATCGACGAGACCAACCGCCGCCGGGCCGTGCAGCAGGCCTACAACAAGAAGCACGGGATCGACCCGCAGCCGCTCCGCAAGAAGATCGGCGACATCCTGGACACCCTCGCGCGCGAGGAGGTCGACACCGACGAGCTGCTCTCCTCCGGCTACCGGGCGGGGGGCAAGGGCAAGGCCCCGGTGCCGGCGCTGGGCGCGGACCGCAAGCCCGCCAAGAGCCTGCCGGCGGCCGAGCTGGCCGAGCTGATCCAGTCGATGACCGAGCGGATGCACGCGGCCGCGACGGACCTCCAGTTCGAGGTCGCGGCCCGGCTGCGCGACGAGGTCAAGGAGCTGAAGAAGGAGCTCCGCCAGATGCGCGAGGCGGGTATCGCGTAG
- a CDS encoding TerD family protein, whose translation MSVNLAKGQQVSLQKGSGESLTVVRMGLGWKAAPKRGLFGSRTRQIDLDASALLYAEQTPSDVVFFQHLESNDGSVRHTGDNLVGGTGAGEDDESILVDLAHVPVHITQVVFTVSSYTGQTFAEVQNAYCRLVDDSTGLELARYELAGGGPHTGQIMAKVFREPSGGWGMQAIGAPARGRTFQDLLPAIEPFL comes from the coding sequence GTGTCGGTGAACCTTGCCAAGGGGCAGCAGGTCAGCCTGCAGAAGGGTTCGGGCGAGTCGCTGACGGTCGTCCGGATGGGGCTGGGCTGGAAGGCGGCGCCCAAGCGCGGCCTCTTCGGCAGCCGGACGCGACAGATCGACCTGGACGCCTCGGCGCTGCTGTACGCCGAGCAGACCCCGTCCGACGTGGTCTTCTTCCAGCACCTGGAGAGCAACGACGGCTCCGTCCGGCACACCGGGGACAACCTGGTCGGCGGCACCGGGGCGGGCGAGGACGACGAGTCGATCCTGGTCGACCTGGCCCACGTACCGGTGCACATCACCCAGGTGGTGTTCACGGTCAGCTCGTACACCGGGCAGACCTTCGCCGAGGTGCAGAACGCGTACTGCCGGCTGGTGGACGACTCGACCGGGCTGGAGCTGGCCCGCTACGAGCTGGCCGGCGGCGGCCCGCACACCGGGCAGATCATGGCGAAGGTGTTCCGCGAGCCGTCCGGCGGCTGGGGGATGCAGGCGATCGGCGCGCCGGCCCGGGGCCGGACCTTCCAGGACCTGCTGCCGGCCATCGAGCCCTTCCTCTAG